From Coffea arabica cultivar ET-39 chromosome 10e, Coffea Arabica ET-39 HiFi, whole genome shotgun sequence, one genomic window encodes:
- the LOC140015210 gene encoding uncharacterized protein, which produces MIDIFAALHYSEERHVTFAVFQLDGAARSWWNVIRMKWDREQTPRTWVNFVRDFNAKYFPPLVQEKKEDELIRLRQGTQSVAEYESQFTRLSKFAPELILTEQRRVRHFIQGLNVEIQKDLAVAQINIFSDAVEKALRVENARLQVRNFQVKKRGFSASSSTQGDKGTPPKFGRGAGGGRQPGMTRGTPPRGGHNGRGLQRSVSQGSSASVARGPCGFCGKPNHTEDNCWRKERKCLHCGSAEHQIANCPVLPREARVTTQSSKANSGQSKVEGTKPKVPARVYSLEQQQVPDSSGVVEGERKLLGNLISLAIKGYDVILGMDWLAKYDAQLDCKRKIVEFRIPGEATVRLDIRGSLASSALISGIQARKFLYKGAQGFLAFLINTPTDKLRVEDVPVTPYRMAPAELKELKLQLQDLLERGFIQESGSPWGAPIWAF; this is translated from the exons atgatagatattTTCGCCGCCCTACACTATTCAGAGGAGAGGCATGTTACTTTCGCTGTCTTCCAATTGGATGGGGCCgcgcgttcttggtggaacgtgatacgaATGAAGTGGGACCGGGAACAAACCCCAAGAACATGGGTAAACTTTGTGAGGGACTTCAATGCGAAATACTTTCCCCCTCTAGTccaggaaaagaaggaggacgagttgATTAGACTCCGTCAGGGGACGCAATCGGTGgctgagtacgagagccagtttactcgTTTATCTAAGTTCGCCCCTGAACTCATTCTAACGGAGCAAAGGAGAGTTCGGCATTTTATtcaagggctcaatgtggaaattcaaaaggatctggcggtagcccagatCAATATCTTTAGTGACGCCGTGGAGAAAGCTTTGCGAGTTGAAAATGCCAGGCTTCAAGTAAGGAACTTTCAGGTGAAAAAACGGGGGTTCTCTGCGAGTAGTTCGACCCAAGGGGATAAAgggacccctcccaagtttggaagaggAGCCGGGGGAGGAAGGCAACCGGGAATGACACGAGGGACTCCGCCGAGGGGTGGTCACAATGGACGGGGCCTGCAGAGAAGCGTCTCACAAGGAAGTTCGGCCTCAGTTGCACGTGGACCCTGTGGATTTTGTGGGAAACCAAACCACACTGAGGACAACTGttggaggaaagaaaggaaatgctTGCACTGCGGGAGTGCGGAGCATCAAATAGCTAACTGTCCGGTGTTACCTCGGGAGGCTAGAGTAACCACCCAGTCGTCGAAGGCTAACTCGGGACAGTCCAAGGTAGAAGGGACAAAGCCAAAGGTGCCAGCTCGGGTTTACTCCCTTGAGCAACAACAAGTCCCTGATTCCTCTGgggttgtagaag gagagaggaagctTTTGGGGAATCTTATCAGTTTagctattaaggggtacgacgttatattgggtatggactggctagctaaGTACGATGCACAACTTGATTGTAAGAGAAAAATAGTGGAATTTCGTATACCGGGGGAGGCAACCGTAAGGCTCGATATAAGGGGGagtttagcctcatctgcattgaTTTCGGGTATTCAGGCTAGGAAATTTCTGTATAAAGGGGCCCAAgggttcctagcttttcttataAACACTCCTACTGATAAGTTGAGGGTTGAAGATGTGCCTGTA accccctaccgaatggcacctgctgagctCAAGGAGTTGAAATTACAGTTGCAAGACCTGTTGGAGCGTGGGTTTATTCAGGAGAGTGGATCTCCGTGGGGGGCTCCG atatgggcattttga